From a region of the Drosophila virilis strain 15010-1051.87 chromosome 3, Dvir_AGI_RSII-ME, whole genome shotgun sequence genome:
- the LOC6622095 gene encoding lateral signaling target protein 2 homolog isoform X2, whose translation MQKQEKRRELRLKRFWRSPKTTSSEDSNGYESPTRTKPASDAQRFNHLHYTSLSQGSGTTSSSTAAAAAATGNGASSSNKPSCSLPLLQVWPSQDSPRGEADGQSFIFPAIVETTVGSTNVASTSSNSNNNDNNDSNNSGSRRSNNHLTLRTERRSSLYCDTLHAGDSGIDSVQASPSPNAFIAPPGVHGLPSGQTGGGSCHVSPTSTPTQGSPNLSLGRRHMRNSICVVSSGGGANYRRKSSALLHPDHARLFALRMKHAAALERAQTSPDQTSIEDANEFHDNGLATNLRLCSASSSTTSSLTSVAAVSLGGGVAAAGVGGSGCGSSGGIATASSGACSSSAYAVGAAGAQQRVSDPWLQPQSDRDSRHGHQHDGRRRSSTMTARYSLFDALDLEYVLLRAAARGSVGPYSLSESIHKLTFTQSLAFPALARGLATKRRRSATHTSSRPLNPHESGLNTCAKVVTAVVLVAISFMVFLIVYKFVRT comes from the exons atgcaG aaacaagaaaaaaggCGCGAGCTGCGCCTAAAGCGATTCTGGCGCTCGCCAAAAACAACATCCTCGGAGGATTCGAATGGCTATGAGAGCCCGACCCGAACAAAACCAGCCAGCGATGCACAGCGTTTCAATCATCTGCACTACACCAGCCTCTCCCAGGGGTCGGGCACCACCTCATCCTccacagcggcagcagcagctgcaacgggCAATGGAGCATCGAGTAGCAACAAGCCATCCTgttcgctgccgctgctgcaggtGTGGCCCAGCCAG GACTCACCGCGCGGCGAAGCGGATGGCCAATCTTTCATCTTTCCCGCCATTGTGGAGACAACTGTCGGCAGCACCAATGTTGCatccaccagcagcaacagcaacaacaacgataacaacgacagcaacaattcCGGCAGCAGACGCAGCAACAATCACCTGACACTGAGAACAGAGCGGCGCAGCTCCTTGTACTGTGATACCCTGCACGCAGGCGATTCTGGCATAGATTCCGTGCAGGCATCGCCCTCACCGAACGCGTTTATAGCGCCGCCGGGCGTACATGGACTGCCCAGTGGCCAAACGGGCGGCGGATCGTGTCATGTGTCGCCGACAAGCACGCCCACGCAGGGCTCGCCGAATCTGTCGCTGGGTCGGCGGCACATGCGAAACAGCATCTGTGTGGTGTCCAGCGGAGGAGGTGCCAATTATCGGCGGAAATCGAGTGCGCTGCTGCATCCGGATCATGCGCGTCTATTTGCGCTCCGAATGAAGCATGCAGCGGCCCTGGAGCGGGCGCAAACCTCACCGGATCAGACATCCATTGAGGATGCAAATGAGTTCCATGACAATGGGCTGGCCACCAATTTGCGTTTGTGCTCGGCCTCGTCGTCGACGACGTCGTCGCTGACATCCGTGGCAGCGGTCAGCCTGGGCGGGggtgtggcagctgctggtgTCGGTGGCAGTGGGTGTGGCAGCAGTGGCGGCATTGCCACCGCCAGCAGCGGCGCCTGCTCCTCCTCCGCTTATGCTGTCGGGGCGGCGGGCGCACAGCAGCGAGTCTCCGATCCTTGGCTGCAGCCACAATCCGATCGTGACTCGCGACACGGACATCAACACGATGGACGGCGGCGTTCATCGACAATGACCGCCCGTTATTCACTCTTCGATGCACTCGATCTGGAGTACGTGCTGCTCCGGGCGGCGGCGCGCGGCTCTGTGGGTCCCTACTCGCTAAGCGAGTCCATACACAAATTGACCTTCACACAGTCGCTGGCATTTCCAGCGCTGGCGCGCGGTCTGGCCACCAAGCGCCGGAGATCGGCTACGCACACCAGTTCCAGGCCGCTAAATCCGCACGAATCGGGCTTGAATACGTGCGCAAAGGTTGTAACCGCTGTGGTCCTGGTGGCCATCTCGTTTATGGTCTTTTTGATTGTGTACAAATTTGTGCGCACGTGA
- the LOC138911151 gene encoding uncharacterized protein isoform X1: MENININDVSIATLKSWLALLNLPTEGTKTELMARLNKVPVDIRDDAAKELEVQRNKEQTIEAQNELQNIMQQQREEIANGAEMLKLMRLEIEASRKFLEEFQVTVNRNSHIGGSDGGEQESEVGDLLQLEDGHTEERPRSTDGNAGAADYTGTDGNAGAADHAGAAGNAGAAGRIDESGNAVGGNLNNCIQTGAMMLAKEILLEFTGESEVRKWVMQFFNVAKIYRLNDMQQHLLCISKLKGGALKWLHADPMRIIAPIDEMLNQLVLAFGGGFSKSELRQKFEDRVWKPDEVFATYFSEKSILAQDINIDVEELMEGIIRGIPCENLRTQASMHCFTNPAQILRAFAAIKLPIKRVRNHVVKQTAQEAQADKQQRCYNCNVKGHWAKDCLKPKREAGSCYACGSKDHLIAGCPNKKMPYRLWQPYFIFKGKVCAIKSKAYARCKFVCRFK; the protein is encoded by the exons atggaaaatataaatataaatgacgtgtcaatagcgacattgaaaagttggttggcattactaaatttgccaacagagggtaccaaaactgagctgatggcgagattaaataaggtaccagtggatatccgagacgatgctgcaaaggaacttgaagttcaacgtaacaaggaacagacaattgaggctcaaaatgagttgcaaaacataatgcaacaacagcgtgaagaaatagcaaatggcgccgagatgctgaaattgatgcgtctcgaaattgaagcgtctcgaaaattcctagaagaatttcaagtaacggtgaaccgcaactcgcacatcggcgggagcgacgggggagagcaagaaagtgaagtcggcgatttattgcagctagaggatggtcacactgaagaaagaccacggtcgacggatggcaacgctggtgcagctgattacactggaacggatggcaacgctggtgcagctgatcacgctggtgcagcgggcaacgctggggcagctggaaggatcgacgaaagtggcaacgctgtcggaggcaacttaaataattgcatccaaactggagcgatgatgttagccaaggaaattttattagaatttactggagaaagtgaggtgcgtaaatgggtaatgcaattcttcaatgtggccaagatctacagactaaatgatatgcaacagcacttgctttgtataagcaaattgaaaggcggtgctttgaagtggttgcatgcagaccctatgcgcatcattgctccgattgacgagatgctaaatcaattggttttggccttcgggggaggattttcgaagtcggaactacgacagaagttcgaggatcgggtttggaaaccagatgaggtgttcgccacatattttagcgaaaaaagcatattggcacaggacatcaacattgatgtagaggagttaatggagggtattattcgaggcataccttgcgaaaacttgcgcactcaagctagtatgcattgctttaccaatccggctcaaattttacgtgcgtttgcagctataaagttgccaattaaacgggtacgaaaccatgtagtgaaacaaactgcacaggaagcacaggcggacaaacaacaacgttgctacaattgcaatgttaagggccattgggccaaagattgtttaaagcccaaacgggaggcaggatcttgctatgcgtgcggctcaaaggatcatttaatagcaggatgtccaaataaaaa aatgccttatagactctggcagccctatttcatttttaaaggaaaagtttgtgccattaaaagtaaagcgtatgccagatgcaaattcgtatgtaggtttaaatga
- the LOC6622095 gene encoding lateral signaling target protein 2 homolog isoform X1 produces MQKQEKRRELRLKRFWRSPKTTSSEDSNGYESPTRTKPASDAQRFNHLHYTSLSQGSGTTSSSTAAAAAATGNGASSSNKPSCSLPLLQVWPSQPLLRQEGFVQLRRNSGPEGQRDSPRGEADGQSFIFPAIVETTVGSTNVASTSSNSNNNDNNDSNNSGSRRSNNHLTLRTERRSSLYCDTLHAGDSGIDSVQASPSPNAFIAPPGVHGLPSGQTGGGSCHVSPTSTPTQGSPNLSLGRRHMRNSICVVSSGGGANYRRKSSALLHPDHARLFALRMKHAAALERAQTSPDQTSIEDANEFHDNGLATNLRLCSASSSTTSSLTSVAAVSLGGGVAAAGVGGSGCGSSGGIATASSGACSSSAYAVGAAGAQQRVSDPWLQPQSDRDSRHGHQHDGRRRSSTMTARYSLFDALDLEYVLLRAAARGSVGPYSLSESIHKLTFTQSLAFPALARGLATKRRRSATHTSSRPLNPHESGLNTCAKVVTAVVLVAISFMVFLIVYKFVRT; encoded by the exons atgcaG aaacaagaaaaaaggCGCGAGCTGCGCCTAAAGCGATTCTGGCGCTCGCCAAAAACAACATCCTCGGAGGATTCGAATGGCTATGAGAGCCCGACCCGAACAAAACCAGCCAGCGATGCACAGCGTTTCAATCATCTGCACTACACCAGCCTCTCCCAGGGGTCGGGCACCACCTCATCCTccacagcggcagcagcagctgcaacgggCAATGGAGCATCGAGTAGCAACAAGCCATCCTgttcgctgccgctgctgcaggtGTGGCCCAGCCAG CCGCTTTTGCGCCAGGAGGGCTTCGTACAGTTGCGCCGTAACAGCGGCCCCGAGGGCCAGCGG GACTCACCGCGCGGCGAAGCGGATGGCCAATCTTTCATCTTTCCCGCCATTGTGGAGACAACTGTCGGCAGCACCAATGTTGCatccaccagcagcaacagcaacaacaacgataacaacgacagcaacaattcCGGCAGCAGACGCAGCAACAATCACCTGACACTGAGAACAGAGCGGCGCAGCTCCTTGTACTGTGATACCCTGCACGCAGGCGATTCTGGCATAGATTCCGTGCAGGCATCGCCCTCACCGAACGCGTTTATAGCGCCGCCGGGCGTACATGGACTGCCCAGTGGCCAAACGGGCGGCGGATCGTGTCATGTGTCGCCGACAAGCACGCCCACGCAGGGCTCGCCGAATCTGTCGCTGGGTCGGCGGCACATGCGAAACAGCATCTGTGTGGTGTCCAGCGGAGGAGGTGCCAATTATCGGCGGAAATCGAGTGCGCTGCTGCATCCGGATCATGCGCGTCTATTTGCGCTCCGAATGAAGCATGCAGCGGCCCTGGAGCGGGCGCAAACCTCACCGGATCAGACATCCATTGAGGATGCAAATGAGTTCCATGACAATGGGCTGGCCACCAATTTGCGTTTGTGCTCGGCCTCGTCGTCGACGACGTCGTCGCTGACATCCGTGGCAGCGGTCAGCCTGGGCGGGggtgtggcagctgctggtgTCGGTGGCAGTGGGTGTGGCAGCAGTGGCGGCATTGCCACCGCCAGCAGCGGCGCCTGCTCCTCCTCCGCTTATGCTGTCGGGGCGGCGGGCGCACAGCAGCGAGTCTCCGATCCTTGGCTGCAGCCACAATCCGATCGTGACTCGCGACACGGACATCAACACGATGGACGGCGGCGTTCATCGACAATGACCGCCCGTTATTCACTCTTCGATGCACTCGATCTGGAGTACGTGCTGCTCCGGGCGGCGGCGCGCGGCTCTGTGGGTCCCTACTCGCTAAGCGAGTCCATACACAAATTGACCTTCACACAGTCGCTGGCATTTCCAGCGCTGGCGCGCGGTCTGGCCACCAAGCGCCGGAGATCGGCTACGCACACCAGTTCCAGGCCGCTAAATCCGCACGAATCGGGCTTGAATACGTGCGCAAAGGTTGTAACCGCTGTGGTCCTGGTGGCCATCTCGTTTATGGTCTTTTTGATTGTGTACAAATTTGTGCGCACGTGA
- the LOC138911151 gene encoding uncharacterized protein isoform X2 has protein sequence MENININDVSIATLKSWLALLNLPTEGTKTELMARLNKVPVDIRDDAAKELEVQRNKEQTIEAQNELQNIMQQQREEIANGAEMLKLMRLEIEASRKFLEEFQVTVNRNSHIGGSDGGEQESEVGDLLQLEDGHTEERPRSTDGNAGAADYTGTDGNAGAADHAGAAGNAGAAGRIDESGNAVGGNLNNCIQTGAMMLAKEILLEFTGESEVRKWVMQFFNVAKIYRLNDMQQHLLCISKLKGGALKWLHADPMRIIAPIDEMLNQLVLAFGGGFSKSELRQKFEDRVWKPDEVFATYFSEKSILAQDINIDVEELMEGIIRGIPCENLRTQASMHCFTNPAQILRAFAAIKLPIKRVRNHVVKQTAQEAQADKQQRCYNCNVKGHWAKDCLKPKREAGSCYACGSKDHLIAGCPNKKYDMENKYNAL, from the exons atggaaaatataaatataaatgacgtgtcaatagcgacattgaaaagttggttggcattactaaatttgccaacagagggtaccaaaactgagctgatggcgagattaaataaggtaccagtggatatccgagacgatgctgcaaaggaacttgaagttcaacgtaacaaggaacagacaattgaggctcaaaatgagttgcaaaacataatgcaacaacagcgtgaagaaatagcaaatggcgccgagatgctgaaattgatgcgtctcgaaattgaagcgtctcgaaaattcctagaagaatttcaagtaacggtgaaccgcaactcgcacatcggcgggagcgacgggggagagcaagaaagtgaagtcggcgatttattgcagctagaggatggtcacactgaagaaagaccacggtcgacggatggcaacgctggtgcagctgattacactggaacggatggcaacgctggtgcagctgatcacgctggtgcagcgggcaacgctggggcagctggaaggatcgacgaaagtggcaacgctgtcggaggcaacttaaataattgcatccaaactggagcgatgatgttagccaaggaaattttattagaatttactggagaaagtgaggtgcgtaaatgggtaatgcaattcttcaatgtggccaagatctacagactaaatgatatgcaacagcacttgctttgtataagcaaattgaaaggcggtgctttgaagtggttgcatgcagaccctatgcgcatcattgctccgattgacgagatgctaaatcaattggttttggccttcgggggaggattttcgaagtcggaactacgacagaagttcgaggatcgggtttggaaaccagatgaggtgttcgccacatattttagcgaaaaaagcatattggcacaggacatcaacattgatgtagaggagttaatggagggtattattcgaggcataccttgcgaaaacttgcgcactcaagctagtatgcattgctttaccaatccggctcaaattttacgtgcgtttgcagctataaagttgccaattaaacgggtacgaaaccatgtagtgaaacaaactgcacaggaagcacaggcggacaaacaacaacgttgctacaattgcaatgttaagggccattgggccaaagattgtttaaagcccaaacgggaggcaggatcttgctatgcgtgcggctcaaaggatcatttaatagcaggatgtccaaataaaaagtatgatatggaaaacaaatat aatgccttatag